In Vibrio neptunius, the following are encoded in one genomic region:
- a CDS encoding AraC family transcriptional regulator, translated as MRVLGIRHIHQEARRRYQIGNEALAIPESAFRNPMTLIPMVEINRWFESLEKATGNPDVILDINRDVDVGQVGMISHWLLSGSDLASTIRRVNYGFSSLQSGAFLSASLNGSLIKWAYRNPMVASECKVHDSVRMAMALMKILRAYLGQDFSPLRVQLSGSRQNAAKYQAYFGCEVAWNHPATEIWFHADLRLATKQQARVQKGRLAMNFADLDELLNMPDPEDEVKVIYEILNYSRHYGLPTVNNVSNLLGLSVQQFQRRLRHLGMNFTTVSGYVLSNIAVEMMRHGIEVADIAPRLGYQNIASFNRMFKKHRGLTPNQYVQRYYA; from the coding sequence ATGCGTGTGCTGGGAATTCGGCACATTCACCAAGAAGCGAGGCGGCGATACCAAATCGGCAATGAAGCGTTGGCGATACCAGAGTCGGCGTTTCGCAATCCGATGACATTGATACCTATGGTCGAAATCAATCGTTGGTTCGAGTCGTTAGAGAAGGCGACGGGTAATCCCGATGTCATTCTTGATATCAATCGTGATGTGGATGTGGGGCAGGTGGGGATGATTTCGCATTGGCTTCTTTCTGGCAGCGATCTGGCCTCGACTATTCGACGGGTGAATTATGGTTTTAGCAGTTTGCAAAGTGGTGCTTTTCTCTCAGCTTCTCTGAATGGCTCCCTGATCAAGTGGGCCTACAGAAATCCCATGGTGGCCTCTGAATGTAAAGTTCACGATAGTGTTCGTATGGCGATGGCATTGATGAAGATCTTGCGTGCTTATCTGGGGCAAGACTTTTCTCCCCTCAGAGTACAGTTATCAGGTTCCCGCCAGAATGCCGCCAAATATCAAGCCTATTTTGGCTGTGAGGTAGCATGGAACCATCCGGCTACAGAAATATGGTTTCATGCGGACCTGCGTCTCGCGACTAAGCAGCAGGCTAGGGTACAAAAAGGGCGTTTGGCGATGAATTTTGCAGACTTAGATGAACTGCTTAATATGCCCGACCCAGAAGATGAAGTGAAAGTCATCTATGAGATACTCAATTACAGTCGTCATTATGGCTTGCCAACGGTCAATAATGTGTCGAACTTACTCGGGCTTTCCGTTCAGCAGTTTCAACGTCGGTTGCGTCATTTAGGTATGAACTTCACCACGGTGAGTGGTTATGTGTTGAGTAACATTGCCGTTGAAATGATGCGTCATGGTATCGAAGTGGCGGACATTGCGCCTCGCCTTGGCTATCAGAATATTGCAAGCTTTAACCGTATGTTTAAAAAGCATCGAGGTTTGACTCCCAATCAGTATGTTCAGCGGTACTACGCCTGA
- a CDS encoding MFS transporter, whose amino-acid sequence MSLLSVPFVGTGADTALHVVATVVLIATVGAALFGFWKFHELPINKAHSKDHHQIGLITALTWIGFIWHWVWVVAVILAFVDMEKAIVNLRDTWRHAPNEKDQQEEL is encoded by the coding sequence ATGAGTTTATTGAGTGTCCCGTTCGTTGGAACAGGTGCAGACACCGCGTTACATGTTGTCGCGACAGTGGTCTTAATCGCGACTGTCGGTGCAGCACTGTTTGGATTCTGGAAGTTTCACGAACTACCCATCAACAAAGCCCACAGCAAAGACCATCATCAAATCGGCTTGATCACCGCACTCACATGGATTGGTTTTATTTGGCACTGGGTTTGGGTTGTGGCAGTGATACTTGCCTTCGTCGATATGGAAAAAGCCATCGTTAATCTTCGCGACACTTGGCGTCACGCGCCAAACGAGAAAGATCAACAGGAGGAGTTGTAA
- a CDS encoding efflux RND transporter periplasmic adaptor subunit produces MLEGLAVWALFIYLLRLVGMPWNVVTKSFAYFGGVAWLMFVWVGLINYTPMDLSGGSVVQSPHIQLRPDSPNVTGKVDKIHIEPNQKVKKGQLIYEIDPTQYQIAYNQAKVAEESAMVELEVAFEDISISQATYASMVQDLKTTQSQLAAAKADYRLQNKMLARYTEQNRVVNNTITASDIDKQETAVTKAQHNVTTLESTLKTKQVDTQKAKLAIAKSELAVKSKHSDWKTVQEQLAKAKWDLDSTKVYAPADGFVTNFILREGQRVSMLPRLQMYTDEKYVLMRVNHQAIRNIKPGQSAEFSTSVYPGKIFSAKVEGIVEATGEAQSNLLGFDDSVRATTGKNLQNKHHFVRLKIEEADQYDIPVGSVGLAWVSGEKPISFMAFLDVIRGIIIRMKSQLYYFYSI; encoded by the coding sequence ATGTTAGAAGGTTTGGCCGTTTGGGCACTTTTCATCTACCTGTTACGTCTTGTTGGTATGCCTTGGAATGTGGTGACCAAATCGTTCGCTTATTTCGGTGGGGTCGCTTGGCTGATGTTCGTTTGGGTCGGGCTAATTAACTATACTCCAATGGATTTATCAGGGGGTTCAGTCGTGCAATCCCCTCATATTCAATTGCGCCCTGATTCGCCTAACGTCACAGGCAAAGTTGACAAGATTCACATCGAACCCAACCAAAAAGTGAAAAAAGGACAGTTGATCTACGAAATAGACCCAACACAATATCAGATCGCTTATAACCAAGCGAAAGTGGCGGAAGAATCAGCGATGGTTGAACTTGAAGTCGCATTTGAGGACATCTCAATCTCACAAGCGACCTACGCTTCCATGGTTCAGGATTTGAAAACTACACAAAGCCAACTTGCCGCGGCTAAGGCTGATTACCGTCTACAAAACAAAATGTTGGCCCGTTATACAGAACAAAATCGTGTTGTGAATAACACCATCACCGCAAGCGATATCGATAAACAGGAAACCGCCGTCACCAAAGCACAGCACAATGTCACAACCTTAGAGTCGACACTCAAAACCAAGCAAGTCGATACTCAGAAAGCTAAGTTGGCGATCGCAAAATCAGAACTCGCTGTCAAGTCAAAGCATTCAGATTGGAAGACAGTGCAAGAACAACTCGCTAAAGCAAAATGGGATTTAGACAGTACCAAGGTTTACGCTCCAGCTGATGGCTTTGTGACCAATTTTATATTGCGAGAAGGGCAACGCGTTTCAATGCTGCCAAGACTGCAAATGTACACTGATGAAAAGTATGTCTTGATGCGTGTTAACCATCAGGCGATCCGCAACATTAAACCGGGCCAAAGTGCCGAGTTTTCTACCTCTGTTTATCCGGGCAAGATTTTCTCGGCCAAAGTAGAAGGCATCGTCGAAGCGACTGGTGAAGCCCAAAGTAACCTACTTGGTTTTGATGATTCAGTGCGCGCAACCACAGGCAAAAACTTACAAAACAAACATCACTTTGTGCGTTTGAAGATTGAAGAAGCAGACCAGTATGACATCCCTGTCGGCTCTGTTGGGCTTGCTTGGGTCAGCGGGGAGAAGCCGATTAGCTTCATGGCGTTTCTTGACGTGATCCGAGGTATCATCATTCGAATGAAATCTCAGCTCTATTACTTCTACTCTATTTAA
- a CDS encoding cytosine deaminase, which produces MTQLLIKNVKLQHQAGVKQILIEHGQFQRIIDNDMAIDHCGQVLDAEGGLAVAPFCEPHIHLDTTQTAGEPKWNISGTLFEGIERWAERKEMLSVEDVKTRAKQTLKWQIANGVQHVRTHVDVSDPTLVALKAMVELREEMKEWVDIQIVAFPQEGILSYPNGKALLEQAVQIGADVIGAIPHFEFTREYGIESLHYVFELARQYDRLIDVHCDEIDDEQSRFVETLAALALKYEMGDKVTASHTTAMGSYNGAYASRLFRLLRMSGINFVANPLVNIHLQGRFDDYPKRRGVTRVKEMLNANINVCFGHDDVFDPWYPLGTANMLQVLHMGLHVCQVMGYDQINNSLELISTNSARTLNIQHKYGLEEGKPGSLLILPADNGFDAVRRQVPVRYSIRHGKVIAQTQPATTSICLESEETITFQR; this is translated from the coding sequence ATGACTCAGTTATTGATCAAAAATGTCAAACTACAACACCAAGCAGGGGTAAAGCAGATCCTGATTGAACATGGTCAATTTCAACGGATCATCGATAACGACATGGCTATTGACCACTGTGGTCAGGTGTTAGACGCAGAAGGTGGCCTCGCCGTCGCTCCATTTTGTGAGCCTCATATTCACTTAGACACCACGCAAACAGCAGGTGAACCAAAATGGAATATTTCTGGCACGCTTTTCGAGGGGATTGAACGCTGGGCTGAGCGTAAAGAAATGCTGTCAGTGGAAGATGTTAAAACTCGCGCAAAGCAGACTCTTAAATGGCAAATAGCCAATGGTGTTCAGCACGTACGCACTCATGTCGACGTATCGGACCCGACCCTTGTCGCACTTAAAGCCATGGTCGAACTGCGTGAAGAGATGAAAGAGTGGGTAGATATTCAAATTGTGGCTTTTCCCCAGGAAGGGATCCTCTCCTACCCGAACGGTAAGGCGTTACTTGAACAAGCCGTGCAGATCGGCGCCGACGTGATCGGTGCCATTCCGCATTTTGAGTTTACCCGCGAGTATGGCATTGAGTCTCTGCACTATGTCTTTGAGTTGGCCAGACAGTATGACCGCTTAATTGACGTACATTGTGATGAAATTGACGACGAACAATCTCGTTTTGTCGAAACCTTGGCTGCCCTCGCTCTGAAGTATGAGATGGGAGATAAGGTTACAGCCAGTCACACCACAGCGATGGGTTCTTACAACGGTGCCTATGCTTCGCGACTTTTCCGTTTGTTGAGAATGTCGGGGATTAACTTTGTCGCCAACCCTCTGGTCAACATTCATTTACAGGGTCGCTTCGATGATTATCCGAAACGCCGTGGCGTCACTAGAGTCAAAGAGATGCTCAACGCCAATATCAATGTGTGTTTCGGCCATGATGATGTCTTCGACCCTTGGTACCCACTAGGGACGGCAAACATGCTGCAAGTGCTCCATATGGGTTTACATGTTTGTCAGGTGATGGGTTATGACCAAATCAACAACTCATTGGAACTCATCAGCACCAACTCGGCACGTACTTTGAACATCCAGCATAAATACGGGTTAGAAGAAGGTAAACCGGGTAGTTTGCTGATCCTACCTGCCGACAATGGCTTTGATGCTGTCAGACGCCAAGTGCCCGTTCGTTACTCGATCCGCCATGGTAAGGTGATCGCACAAACTCAACCCGCGACGACTTCTATTTGCTTGGAGAGCGAAGAAACGATTACTTTCCAACGTTAA
- a CDS encoding cytidine/deoxycytidylate deaminase family protein, which yields MISKWAQRFYQMAVLVGSWSKDPSTQVGAVITKQNRIVSVGFNGYPHGISDSAMTDEREMKYLKTLHAEENAILFAKRDLDGCEIWVTHFPCPNCAAKIIQTGISAVHCPEQSEDFLSRWGDKIKISQDMFLQAGVKVNWLPLEDL from the coding sequence ATGATTTCTAAATGGGCACAACGCTTTTACCAAATGGCTGTTCTTGTCGGCTCATGGAGTAAAGACCCTTCTACTCAAGTGGGTGCTGTCATCACTAAACAAAATCGCATCGTGTCTGTTGGCTTCAATGGCTATCCACACGGCATTTCCGATAGTGCAATGACCGATGAAAGGGAAATGAAATATCTCAAAACACTGCACGCAGAAGAAAATGCTATTTTGTTCGCCAAACGCGATTTGGATGGTTGTGAAATATGGGTAACGCACTTCCCTTGCCCAAACTGCGCAGCAAAAATTATCCAGACAGGCATCTCAGCCGTTCACTGTCCCGAACAAAGTGAAGATTTTCTATCACGCTGGGGTGATAAGATAAAAATCAGCCAAGATATGTTCCTTCAAGCTGGCGTAAAGGTAAACTGGCTACCGCTTGAAGACCTATAG
- a CDS encoding response regulator — protein MLLTNISIKSRLLILCLIPTLVILIFTVNTVTRIQERLYSYAVISEKNQTVRHLSDFSRYVYEALAYRIKGESAVVALDMAQQSLNSAAEAAHTSEHVHYGVNASNRTLSYIEKLNALLPQLKTVSSRESLALGRLIYAALYQLYNEVQSIENHNLERKVHQLDLVLSDLNWLYFWMEQEAWLAQEIRSVRLSYAGYAADYFKISERQQFHLDKLIDLGDDSDQIHRLLDVFTSRDFQRGSHYKQHMLLTPGSKDRLEDFALAIEQRNALVEKQLAVFSAELHEELQMNIKRGENALLSLAIGGFSVLAVMFFWGTSTLYRINAKLERILAVMGSMRNHGRAEFVPEDGNDEFAKFARSVNYMIQAQQDYEQELVVAKESAEAANQAKSVFLANMSHEIRTPLNGIIGMTEILSDSHLTPSQKEILSDIDVSSHALLILINDILDLSKIESGNLTLSPSHADVRESVFEAMNMVSTKALKQQVELSVILSPNIPDSLYIDEFRYKQVLLNLLSNAVKFTQDGAVSVTMTMVTEDGKAYLDCGIADTGVGFNEDKLEEIFQPFTQEDSSITRRYGGTGLGLAICRQIAELMGGRITASTALGVGSRFHFSIPAHSAVESSRDKVKGKALCITNGSQYTSLIESESKRFGLSVTTLNTTNDALVLDEPFDLIFYCYHAHHSSRRDLASLRARFNFSEIIGFQHHLFMLPDSEPLVSSNLTLPFLGSRFETAIDKALNGIHVNTTQIERRKSRAYHSSESRCILIVEDNLMNQKIASFFLSRVGVDYQIASNGAEAVSLFESGQQYTAILMDCMMPVMDGLTATRRIRALETEQEISRTPIIALTASVLPEEIDSCFEAGMDAYLPKPYKSQQLFDTFERLQVGL, from the coding sequence ATGCTCCTCACTAACATATCAATCAAAAGCCGGTTGTTGATTTTATGTCTGATACCGACATTGGTGATCCTGATATTCACCGTGAATACGGTGACTCGTATTCAGGAGAGACTTTACAGCTACGCTGTCATTAGTGAGAAAAATCAGACAGTCAGACATTTATCTGATTTTTCCAGATATGTGTATGAAGCGTTGGCCTATCGAATTAAAGGTGAGAGTGCGGTGGTCGCGCTTGACATGGCGCAGCAATCTCTGAATTCAGCCGCAGAGGCGGCGCATACATCAGAACACGTACATTATGGTGTCAATGCCTCCAATAGAACGTTGAGTTACATTGAAAAGCTCAACGCATTGCTGCCACAACTGAAAACAGTGAGTTCCCGTGAAAGCTTAGCGTTAGGACGGCTTATCTATGCGGCTTTGTATCAGTTATATAACGAGGTTCAATCGATAGAAAACCACAACCTTGAGCGCAAAGTACATCAGTTGGATCTTGTCTTGAGTGACCTGAACTGGCTGTATTTTTGGATGGAGCAGGAAGCTTGGCTCGCTCAGGAAATAAGAAGTGTTCGTCTCTCATATGCGGGCTATGCGGCGGACTATTTTAAGATCAGCGAGCGTCAGCAATTTCACCTAGATAAGCTTATTGATTTGGGCGATGATTCCGATCAAATCCATAGGTTACTCGATGTTTTTACCAGTCGCGATTTTCAGCGTGGTAGTCATTACAAGCAGCATATGTTGCTTACTCCTGGGAGTAAGGACAGGTTGGAGGATTTCGCGTTAGCGATTGAGCAGCGTAACGCGTTAGTGGAAAAACAACTTGCTGTGTTTTCCGCTGAGCTTCATGAAGAACTCCAAATGAACATTAAAAGAGGCGAAAATGCGCTCTTGTCTTTAGCCATCGGTGGCTTCTCGGTGTTAGCCGTGATGTTTTTCTGGGGGACGAGTACCCTTTACAGAATCAATGCCAAGCTGGAACGGATCCTTGCTGTTATGGGGAGTATGCGCAACCATGGCCGTGCAGAATTTGTCCCAGAGGATGGTAACGATGAGTTTGCTAAGTTTGCTCGCAGCGTCAACTATATGATTCAAGCTCAGCAGGACTATGAGCAGGAGTTGGTTGTAGCCAAGGAGAGTGCCGAGGCGGCCAACCAAGCCAAAAGCGTATTTTTGGCCAACATGTCGCATGAAATTAGAACCCCTTTAAACGGTATCATAGGCATGACGGAGATTTTGTCTGACAGTCATTTAACGCCTTCACAGAAAGAGATTCTGAGCGATATTGATGTGTCTTCACATGCTCTGCTTATCCTTATTAACGATATTCTCGACTTATCGAAGATTGAGTCCGGCAACCTGACCTTATCGCCTAGCCATGCCGATGTTCGCGAATCTGTTTTTGAAGCGATGAATATGGTGAGTACCAAGGCGCTCAAACAACAGGTAGAGCTTAGCGTGATACTTTCTCCCAATATACCGGACAGTCTCTACATTGATGAATTTCGATATAAACAAGTTTTGCTGAACTTATTGAGTAATGCGGTAAAGTTTACTCAAGATGGCGCGGTATCAGTCACCATGACTATGGTGACTGAAGATGGAAAAGCGTATTTGGATTGCGGTATTGCGGATACGGGGGTGGGGTTCAATGAAGATAAGCTAGAAGAGATTTTCCAGCCGTTTACCCAAGAAGATAGCAGTATTACTCGGCGCTATGGTGGCACAGGTTTAGGTTTGGCTATCTGTCGTCAAATTGCAGAGCTGATGGGGGGACGCATCACTGCTAGCACCGCGCTCGGCGTCGGAAGCCGTTTTCATTTTTCTATTCCAGCCCATTCAGCCGTAGAGTCAAGTCGAGATAAAGTGAAAGGCAAAGCGTTGTGTATTACAAATGGCAGCCAATACACCTCTTTAATCGAGAGTGAATCTAAACGTTTCGGTTTGAGCGTCACCACTTTAAACACCACCAATGATGCGCTTGTGTTGGATGAGCCGTTTGATCTTATCTTCTATTGTTATCATGCCCATCATAGCTCTCGACGTGATCTCGCATCGCTCAGAGCGCGGTTTAATTTCTCAGAAATTATTGGTTTTCAGCATCACTTGTTCATGTTGCCTGATTCCGAACCTCTTGTGTCATCTAATCTAACACTTCCTTTTTTGGGTAGCCGTTTTGAGACTGCGATTGACAAAGCACTCAACGGTATTCATGTGAATACCACTCAGATTGAACGGAGGAAAAGTAGAGCGTATCACTCCAGTGAAAGCCGATGTATTTTGATCGTCGAAGATAATCTGATGAACCAAAAAATCGCGAGCTTCTTTCTCAGCCGCGTTGGGGTGGATTACCAAATAGCCAGTAATGGTGCTGAAGCAGTAAGTTTGTTTGAGTCAGGACAACAGTACACAGCGATTCTGATGGATTGTATGATGCCCGTCATGGACGGACTGACCGCAACGCGTCGCATTCGGGCGTTGGAAACGGAACAGGAAATAAGCAGAACACCAATTATTGCTTTGACGGCCAGTGTTCTGCCGGAAGAGATAGACAGCTGTTTTGAGGCTGGAATGGATGCCTATCTGCCTAAGCCATACAAGTCACAACAGCTTTTTGATACTTTTGAGCGACTGCAGGTTGGCCTATAG
- a CDS encoding alpha/beta fold hydrolase, whose product MKTYQSKTDKLEYMMRKKIALVFYVAAAVTAGLVGCSTPSKDPAYEKADTLPSYQQTSFESYVADTKAWLMDNRLFMTADHQEELAQVLPHEYHPASPNGQGVLLVHGLGDSPYSFTDIATHLAQQGYLVRTILLPGHASKVGDLQLPRLADWQGVVKHHIDLLKKQTDSIWVGGYSTGANLVTSEALNDQDINGILLFSPAFEPGSSTVKFAELASYFVTWADQDPEDNPLRYNSLPMNAAAVYYQTSAVVREQLATTHYSKPVFMLMSEGDRVINTQYSIDIFSHRMHNPNNRLVWQGEQDLPEPRSTRFSMKLPEQRISNGSHMGLLFSPENPNYGVNGTNVICSNGQEQAQAEKCAQGEPVWYSAWGYNESGKVHARLTYNPYFDESMQIMDSVMASRI is encoded by the coding sequence ATGAAGACGTATCAAAGTAAAACAGACAAACTTGAATACATGATGCGTAAAAAAATTGCCTTGGTCTTTTATGTTGCAGCCGCAGTCACAGCAGGACTGGTTGGCTGCAGTACGCCGTCCAAAGACCCAGCGTATGAAAAGGCGGACACACTACCCAGCTACCAACAGACAAGCTTTGAAAGCTATGTAGCGGACACAAAAGCATGGCTGATGGACAACCGCTTGTTTATGACAGCGGATCATCAAGAGGAATTGGCACAAGTCCTACCACACGAATATCACCCAGCCTCGCCGAACGGCCAAGGTGTACTCTTGGTTCATGGCTTAGGGGATTCACCTTATTCTTTCACTGACATCGCGACTCACCTCGCGCAACAGGGTTATCTAGTCAGAACCATTTTGCTTCCCGGACATGCAAGCAAAGTTGGTGACCTTCAGTTACCTAGGCTTGCCGATTGGCAAGGCGTTGTAAAGCATCATATTGATCTCCTAAAAAAACAGACCGATTCCATCTGGGTGGGGGGTTACTCAACAGGGGCAAACCTTGTAACCTCTGAAGCTTTGAACGACCAAGACATCAACGGTATTCTGCTTTTTTCTCCCGCTTTTGAACCCGGTTCGTCTACCGTTAAGTTTGCTGAGTTAGCAAGCTACTTCGTTACCTGGGCAGACCAAGATCCTGAAGATAATCCATTACGTTATAACTCCTTGCCAATGAATGCAGCGGCCGTCTACTATCAAACGTCTGCCGTCGTGAGAGAGCAGCTCGCTACCACCCACTACAGCAAACCCGTTTTTATGCTCATGAGTGAAGGCGATCGTGTGATCAACACTCAGTATTCGATTGACATCTTCTCCCACCGAATGCACAACCCTAACAATCGTTTGGTTTGGCAAGGCGAGCAAGATCTTCCGGAACCGCGTTCGACACGTTTTAGCATGAAGCTACCAGAGCAACGAATTTCCAATGGCTCTCACATGGGACTCCTGTTCTCTCCGGAGAACCCTAACTATGGCGTGAACGGCACGAACGTCATCTGTTCCAATGGTCAGGAACAAGCCCAGGCAGAAAAGTGTGCACAAGGAGAACCCGTTTGGTACTCGGCTTGGGGCTACAATGAATCAGGCAAGGTTCATGCGCGTCTAACATACAACCCTTACTTCGATGAGAGCATGCAAATCATGGACTCTGTTATGGCTTCTCGAATTTGA
- a CDS encoding DUF3859 domain-containing protein, with protein sequence MKPLISLLSLLLSLSGCSSTPKPVLINEIKFKDSAFERCIKKLDVEEIAQVTHIICNYSDIQDVSELGYFTQAQDVEFVENNIERIDLSSLPQLKRLTVSGNGLTTIDVSSNPQLEFINISRNAVTELDLSNNRKLTGLYAYQTQLEELELGHLTELKRLGVSQSQLTELDLRQSHKLEELIVTGANLKELDVSHLTRLRHLELPNNQLKQIILKTHPQLVMLNVRNNQLQDINLSGVGRVNRVIASFNQLSAINLSALPLLHDAELNNNNISQLDVQYNKQLTRLLAFNNPLVSFTRDDDQEIKYLSIEGTPVAKAHFEGDALGAVIPTVTVLKGGKKPSIKDGFRPLYSQIIAPELGDFIGFQYKVTTNSNHGRSETFPITVRVTHPPIKSTGNQKTFTVSSWPDTMFEHDRNQALWQFSSPEELVAGVWTFEIIYQQRVLAEHNFVVQTDDESVFVDAAQRDEPFKLFDSVIDGTNMLCHDERFYQCLNIESAQACHQTLVPFERDCKAKALKQTHQVFQYRVGNTLEQLKRYDTFYLACLAEGKLKQVDGDMEQFADCLLAD encoded by the coding sequence ATGAAGCCCCTTATTTCGCTGCTTAGCCTGTTATTGAGCTTATCAGGCTGCAGCAGCACACCTAAGCCCGTACTGATCAATGAGATCAAGTTTAAAGACAGTGCTTTCGAGCGCTGTATTAAAAAGCTTGATGTTGAAGAAATCGCTCAGGTCACCCATATCATCTGTAATTACAGTGATATCCAAGACGTCAGTGAACTGGGTTATTTTACCCAGGCTCAAGATGTTGAGTTTGTTGAAAACAATATTGAGCGTATTGATCTGTCTTCACTTCCACAACTTAAGCGTTTAACGGTATCAGGGAATGGCTTAACGACCATCGATGTCAGTTCCAACCCTCAACTTGAGTTTATTAATATCTCCAGAAACGCGGTGACCGAGCTCGACCTGAGCAATAACCGCAAACTAACGGGCTTATATGCCTATCAAACTCAGCTTGAAGAACTGGAGCTAGGACATCTTACTGAGCTGAAGCGTCTTGGTGTCAGCCAAAGTCAGCTAACCGAGCTTGACCTACGCCAAAGCCATAAGCTTGAAGAATTGATTGTCACTGGGGCGAATTTAAAGGAGTTGGACGTCTCTCATTTAACTCGCCTCAGGCATTTGGAATTGCCGAACAACCAGCTCAAACAGATAATACTCAAGACACATCCTCAGTTGGTTATGCTCAATGTACGCAACAACCAGTTGCAAGACATCAACCTTTCAGGCGTTGGCAGGGTCAATAGAGTGATTGCCAGCTTCAACCAACTCTCGGCTATCAATTTATCAGCACTTCCTCTACTTCATGATGCAGAATTAAACAACAATAATATTAGTCAGTTAGATGTTCAGTACAACAAACAACTGACACGCTTGCTGGCATTCAACAACCCTTTGGTAAGCTTTACACGAGACGACGACCAAGAGATCAAATACCTATCGATTGAGGGTACACCCGTGGCTAAAGCTCACTTTGAGGGCGATGCATTAGGAGCCGTCATTCCGACGGTAACGGTGCTGAAAGGTGGCAAGAAGCCATCCATCAAAGATGGCTTTAGGCCGCTATATAGCCAAATCATTGCCCCTGAATTGGGTGACTTTATCGGATTTCAATATAAAGTTACCACCAATAGCAATCATGGTAGGTCAGAAACCTTTCCTATTACGGTCCGAGTCACTCATCCGCCGATTAAGTCAACAGGCAATCAGAAAACGTTCACTGTGAGCAGTTGGCCGGATACCATGTTCGAGCATGATCGTAATCAGGCGTTATGGCAATTTTCCAGTCCAGAGGAATTGGTTGCAGGCGTATGGACCTTTGAGATCATTTACCAACAGCGGGTATTGGCAGAGCATAATTTTGTTGTACAAACCGACGATGAGTCAGTGTTCGTCGACGCCGCTCAGCGTGATGAACCATTTAAACTATTCGATAGCGTCATCGATGGAACCAATATGTTGTGTCATGACGAACGTTTCTATCAATGCCTGAATATAGAATCGGCGCAAGCTTGCCATCAAACACTTGTTCCTTTCGAGAGAGACTGCAAAGCCAAAGCACTAAAGCAGACGCATCAGGTTTTTCAGTATCGTGTCGGTAATACGCTAGAACAGCTTAAACGATATGATACTTTCTATTTAGCCTGTCTCGCCGAAGGTAAACTAAAGCAAGTCGATGGTGACATGGAACAGTTTGCAGACTGTTTGCTTGCCGATTAG